The following coding sequences lie in one Aerosakkonema funiforme FACHB-1375 genomic window:
- a CDS encoding RibD family protein, translating to MSVVFAIDRPHTTVVLAMTADGKITDAKASPARFGSPADKAHLEKQIALADAVIFGASTLRAYGTTLSVSNPQLLKQREQQNKPPQPVQIVCSRSGKIDPQIRFFRQPVPRWLLTRASSAQFWQERPEFERILVIETPEGGIDFVAAFGQMAELGLAKLAVLGGGELVASLLAANLIDELWLTVCPLILGGATAPTPVEGAGFSQDLAPRLQLLAVERVEGEVFLHYRLRR from the coding sequence ATGTCTGTGGTTTTTGCGATCGATCGCCCTCACACTACTGTTGTTCTAGCTATGACTGCCGATGGCAAAATTACTGATGCCAAGGCGTCACCCGCACGCTTTGGTTCGCCAGCCGATAAAGCACATTTAGAAAAACAAATTGCTCTAGCTGATGCGGTAATATTTGGTGCCAGTACGCTACGCGCCTACGGAACAACACTGAGCGTTTCCAATCCCCAGCTACTCAAACAACGAGAACAGCAAAACAAACCGCCACAACCAGTACAAATTGTTTGTTCTCGTTCTGGAAAGATTGACCCGCAAATTCGTTTCTTTCGTCAGCCAGTACCTCGCTGGTTGCTCACGAGGGCTAGCAGCGCTCAGTTTTGGCAGGAACGCCCGGAATTTGAGCGAATTTTGGTTATCGAAACCCCAGAAGGCGGAATTGACTTTGTGGCAGCTTTTGGGCAAATGGCAGAATTGGGTTTGGCAAAATTGGCGGTTTTGGGTGGCGGCGAACTGGTGGCATCGTTGCTGGCGGCAAATTTAATTGATGAATTGTGGCTGACGGTTTGCCCGTTAATATTAGGAGGAGCAACTGCACCGACACCAGTCGAAGGGGCGGGATTTTCACAGGATTTGGCTCCTCGTCTCCAACTTTTAGCAGTTGAACGGGTTGAGGGGGAAGTATTTTTGCACTATCGCCTGCGAAGATAA
- a CDS encoding sensor histidine kinase codes for MAKPGKLSVPSILRMPIMQFMAKPRQTSFRRILLFRILLLSIPVLLLGQYVIYKKARSSLLETARRNLTESAVRKGERIQESIQALEANLLTASETVVLKSGSAQEVAKFFTLLKKELPTNIECIQLRNVTTGQVVASTCGNRAIASIQANLWPQQQSQMLADRSFVRVTTPLRSRKSPTDASQDTQINSNGEVELVFTAPVYDSTGALSNALTIHSTLYQQQLDKPGSLAGYTVIIDESGTILEHPVANLVGRNVEQLEDATRLKILIKNALSGEQNFLHLFAFEKQGGESVAGYTAIPSPLSNNQNKKWVILAVASLDNALFGLAEINNVLFNLVLWLLGANLIATLYVARDLARPLEKLGDYALNVRGRGFPSKMPHDFKIKEFNQLVEALDSMVERLTAWAEELETAWKEAQAANQLKSEFLANTSHELRTPLNGIIGCIRLVRDGYCDDREEELEFLQRADDAAIHLLNIINDILDLSKIEAGTLSVVMESVDLRSIVKEAIDLQKVHIQQKKLQLLWSEPADSIAIQADPAKLKQVFLNVIGNAIKFTEAGSITITMRQEATPGKDGNNNSSSVVVSVKDTGIGIPLDEQKKLFRPFVMADGTRTRKYGGTGLGLAISRKLMELMGGTITLHSGGVDLGTTVEIGIPIINSSRSIAPADAASN; via the coding sequence ATGGCTAAGCCAGGTAAATTATCTGTTCCTTCCATTCTGCGAATGCCCATAATGCAGTTTATGGCTAAGCCACGTCAAACTTCTTTTCGCCGCATCCTGCTATTCCGCATTTTGCTGCTGAGCATACCAGTTTTACTGTTGGGGCAGTATGTGATATATAAGAAAGCACGCTCCAGTCTGTTGGAAACCGCTCGTCGAAACTTAACCGAAAGCGCGGTCAGAAAAGGTGAGAGAATTCAGGAGTCAATTCAAGCGCTAGAGGCCAACTTACTTACAGCTAGCGAAACAGTTGTTTTAAAGTCTGGATCGGCTCAGGAAGTGGCAAAATTTTTCACTTTGCTAAAAAAAGAACTGCCGACGAATATAGAGTGCATTCAACTTAGGAACGTGACCACGGGTCAAGTGGTAGCGAGTACCTGTGGAAATAGAGCGATCGCTTCAATTCAAGCTAATTTATGGCCGCAGCAGCAAAGTCAAATGCTGGCAGATCGATCGTTCGTTCGCGTTACCACTCCACTGCGATCGAGAAAATCCCCAACAGATGCCTCTCAGGATACACAAATAAATTCAAATGGGGAAGTGGAATTGGTTTTTACAGCACCTGTTTATGACAGCACGGGGGCACTTAGCAACGCTTTAACTATTCACTCAACTTTGTATCAGCAACAGCTGGATAAGCCGGGTTCTCTTGCTGGCTATACTGTAATAATTGATGAATCCGGAACGATTTTAGAACATCCGGTTGCCAACTTGGTTGGACGTAATGTTGAGCAACTGGAAGATGCGACTCGACTGAAAATTCTCATTAAAAATGCTTTGTCTGGCGAACAGAATTTTCTGCATCTGTTTGCTTTTGAAAAACAAGGGGGCGAATCAGTGGCTGGGTATACGGCTATCCCCAGTCCGTTAAGCAATAACCAAAATAAAAAATGGGTTATTCTGGCAGTTGCCAGTTTGGATAATGCACTTTTTGGACTTGCAGAAATTAATAATGTTCTCTTCAATTTGGTTTTGTGGTTATTGGGGGCTAACCTGATCGCAACCCTGTATGTAGCTCGCGATTTAGCCCGTCCGCTAGAGAAACTGGGAGACTATGCCTTGAATGTGCGGGGCCGAGGGTTCCCGTCCAAGATGCCCCACGACTTCAAAATCAAGGAGTTTAATCAATTAGTGGAAGCTCTTGATAGTATGGTGGAACGACTGACAGCCTGGGCAGAGGAGCTGGAAACGGCCTGGAAAGAAGCGCAAGCAGCTAACCAATTAAAAAGCGAGTTTTTAGCTAATACTTCCCACGAACTGAGAACACCATTAAATGGTATTATTGGCTGTATTCGTTTGGTAAGAGATGGTTACTGCGACGATCGGGAAGAAGAATTGGAGTTTTTGCAGCGGGCAGATGATGCGGCTATTCACCTGCTCAATATTATCAATGACATATTAGATTTGTCAAAGATAGAAGCGGGTACGCTCTCGGTGGTGATGGAGTCGGTAGATTTGCGATCGATCGTCAAAGAAGCGATCGATTTACAAAAAGTTCACATTCAACAAAAAAAACTACAGTTGCTTTGGTCTGAGCCTGCCGATTCGATCGCAATTCAAGCAGATCCAGCCAAGTTGAAACAAGTTTTCTTAAATGTGATCGGTAACGCTATTAAGTTTACCGAAGCAGGCAGCATTACTATTACTATGCGCCAGGAAGCAACCCCAGGTAAAGACGGTAACAATAACAGTTCTTCAGTTGTTGTCAGCGTTAAAGATACGGGAATAGGCATTCCACTAGACGAGCAGAAAAAACTGTTTCGGCCTTTTGTAATGGCTGATGGTACGAGAACTCGCAAGTATGGGGGAACGGGACTTGGACTTGCTATCTCGCGTAAATTAATGGAACTGATGGGGGGTACTATTACTTTACACAGTGGTGGTGTAGACTTGGGTACAACAGTTGAGATCGGGATACCGATAATTAATTCTTCTCGATCGATCGCACCAGC